The Paenibacillus tianjinensis genome has a window encoding:
- the uvrB gene encoding excinuclease ABC subunit UvrB yields the protein MSDIVVSTKTFKLESEYTPQGDQPHAIEELLNGIRQGKKHQTLLGATGTGKTFTIAQLISKLNRPTLVIAHNKTLAAQLASEFKEFFPSNSVDYFVSYYDYYQPEAYIPSSDTYIEKDSSINEEIDKLRHSATSSLFERRDVIIVASVSCIYGLGSPQEYGSLLLSLRVGMEKPRNQILSRLVDIQYQRNDINFVRGTFRVRGDVIEIFPASQGEHAIRVELFGDEIERITEIDVLTGELIGERDHIAIFPASHFVTQEETMRVALVNIERELEERLAVLREAGKLLEAQRLEQRTRYDIEMMKEVGFCSGIENYSGPLTFREPGATPYTLMDYFPDDMLIVIDESHVTLPQIRAMYNGDRARKTVLVEHGFRLPSALDNRPLQFEEFEDKVKQIVYVSATPGPYEMEHCDTMVQQIIRPTGLLDPIIEVRPTEGQIDDLISEIRERVERDERVLVTTLTKKMSEDLTDYFKEIGIKVRYMHSDIKTLERMAILRDLRLGTFHVLVGINLLREGLDLPEVSLVAILDADKEGFLRSERSLIQTIGRAARNSDGRVIMYGDRITDSMEKAISETERRRAIQIAYNEKHGITPTTINKKIREIIEATKVAESKAEYLTGVGGKMNKKDKQSLMQRLEAEMKDAAKNLQFERAAELRDALLELRAE from the coding sequence ATGAGCGACATTGTCGTCAGTACGAAGACTTTCAAACTGGAGTCCGAGTATACACCCCAGGGCGATCAGCCTCATGCCATAGAGGAATTATTGAACGGCATCCGGCAGGGCAAGAAGCACCAGACGCTGCTGGGAGCAACCGGTACAGGGAAGACCTTTACGATTGCACAACTGATATCCAAGCTAAACCGGCCCACATTGGTTATCGCACACAACAAGACGCTGGCTGCACAGCTGGCAAGCGAGTTCAAGGAGTTTTTTCCGAGCAATTCCGTCGACTACTTCGTCAGTTACTACGATTACTACCAGCCGGAAGCCTACATTCCCTCCTCCGACACCTACATCGAGAAAGATTCCAGCATTAATGAAGAGATAGATAAGCTGCGGCACTCCGCAACCAGCTCCTTGTTTGAACGGCGCGACGTTATTATTGTGGCGAGCGTATCCTGTATTTATGGTCTCGGTTCGCCGCAGGAATATGGAAGTCTCCTGCTTTCTTTGCGTGTAGGCATGGAGAAGCCGCGCAATCAGATTCTTAGCCGGCTTGTGGATATCCAGTATCAGCGCAATGACATCAATTTTGTACGCGGCACGTTCCGTGTGCGCGGAGATGTTATTGAGATTTTTCCGGCATCACAGGGAGAACATGCCATCCGGGTCGAGCTGTTCGGTGATGAGATTGAGCGGATTACCGAGATTGATGTCTTGACCGGAGAGCTTATCGGTGAACGTGATCATATAGCGATATTTCCAGCTTCTCACTTTGTTACCCAAGAGGAGACCATGCGGGTTGCACTGGTCAATATTGAACGCGAGCTGGAGGAACGGCTGGCAGTGCTCCGCGAAGCAGGAAAGCTGCTGGAAGCCCAGCGTCTGGAGCAGCGGACCCGTTATGATATCGAAATGATGAAGGAGGTCGGCTTCTGCTCCGGGATTGAGAATTATTCCGGACCGCTGACCTTCCGGGAACCGGGGGCGACCCCATACACCCTGATGGACTATTTCCCGGACGACATGCTGATTGTTATTGATGAATCCCATGTCACACTGCCGCAGATCCGGGCTATGTACAACGGTGACCGGGCGCGCAAGACTGTCCTGGTGGAGCATGGCTTCCGCCTGCCGTCCGCACTGGACAACCGGCCGCTGCAGTTCGAAGAATTCGAAGACAAAGTGAAGCAGATCGTCTATGTCTCAGCGACCCCGGGCCCTTATGAAATGGAACACTGTGACACGATGGTGCAGCAGATCATCCGGCCTACCGGTCTTTTGGATCCGATTATTGAGGTGCGCCCGACAGAAGGGCAGATCGATGATCTGATCAGCGAGATCCGTGAACGCGTAGAGCGGGACGAACGGGTGCTGGTGACTACACTGACGAAGAAGATGTCCGAGGATTTGACCGATTATTTCAAGGAGATCGGCATCAAGGTCCGCTACATGCACTCCGACATTAAGACTCTGGAACGGATGGCAATTCTCCGGGACCTCCGCCTCGGTACGTTCCACGTCCTGGTGGGTATTAACTTGTTAAGAGAAGGACTGGATTTGCCGGAGGTATCCTTAGTTGCGATTCTCGATGCCGATAAAGAGGGCTTCCTCCGCTCAGAGCGTTCCCTGATCCAGACCATCGGCCGGGCAGCCCGTAACTCGGATGGCCGTGTTATTATGTACGGCGACCGTATCACAGACTCTATGGAGAAGGCGATCAGCGAGACTGAACGCCGCCGGGCGATTCAAATTGCTTACAACGAGAAGCATGGTATCACACCGACAACAATCAATAAGAAGATCCGCGAAATCATCGAAGCGACCAAGGTGGCCGAGTCCAAAGCCGAGTATCTCACCGGCGTGGGCGGTAAGATGAACAAGAAAGACAAGCAAAGCCTGATGCAGCGTCTGGAAGCCGAGATGAAGGACGCCGCCAAGAACCTACAATTCGAACGCGCCGCCGAGCTGCGCGACGCCTTGCTGGAGCTGCGGGCTGAATAA
- a CDS encoding flagellar motor protein, protein MDITSIIGLLAGLAALVGGFFWEGGNLPGLLQPNAAVIVFGGTLAAVLISFPASKLRSIPSALRIAFGRQPDTNSVKAEELVSMAAITRRGGVLALEEQAEEHPDPFTREGLLLIVDGTDPDQVRQILELDMDAKELKYESYAKIFEAAGGYAPTMGIIGTVMGLIHVLSNLSDPSNLGSSIAVAFTATLYGVASANLIFLPIASKIKSRSQMELNSMEMLLVGILALQNGDHPQLVRKKLSSFVADSAADKDNPSRGLL, encoded by the coding sequence ATGGATATCACCTCAATTATCGGCCTCCTGGCTGGACTGGCCGCACTTGTCGGCGGTTTCTTCTGGGAAGGGGGCAACCTGCCCGGACTGCTGCAGCCCAACGCCGCGGTCATTGTATTCGGGGGAACGCTTGCCGCTGTTCTCATCAGCTTTCCCGCCTCCAAACTGCGCTCTATACCTTCTGCGCTGCGCATCGCTTTTGGCAGACAGCCGGATACCAACTCTGTCAAAGCTGAAGAGTTAGTATCTATGGCTGCCATCACACGGCGGGGCGGAGTGCTCGCACTGGAGGAGCAGGCTGAGGAGCATCCCGATCCCTTTACCCGCGAAGGGCTGCTGCTCATCGTCGACGGGACAGATCCGGATCAGGTCCGCCAGATTCTGGAACTGGATATGGATGCCAAAGAACTGAAATATGAAAGCTATGCCAAAATCTTTGAAGCGGCAGGAGGTTACGCTCCGACGATGGGCATTATCGGCACAGTTATGGGACTTATTCATGTACTCAGCAATCTTTCCGACCCGTCCAATCTGGGTTCATCCATAGCCGTCGCATTTACAGCAACCTTATATGGTGTAGCGAGCGCTAATTTAATATTTTTACCCATCGCCTCCAAAATCAAATCCCGCAGCCAAATGGAGCTGAACAGCATGGAAATGCTTCTCGTCGGCATCCTTGCCCTGCAGAACGGGGATCATCCTCAGCTCGTGCGCAAGAAGCTGAGCTCTTTTGTGGCGGATTCAGCAGCAGATAAAGACAACCCTTCAAGAGGCCTGCTATGA
- a CDS encoding OmpA/MotB family protein — MRQRNRRSRRESAHEPRDRWMITYADLITLLLIFFVIMYAMSSLDTEKYKIVTGSLSETFKTGNPVLEGGSGLLDGENGSQNSSSPANGQEEEIGSGNGQNTGKSGDPESGNPNADTGTSGESQNVQPSARELAFREQEAKLAALMGVITKYVEDNNLDGQIFVADKPQGIAITLSDRFLFDVGRAELKPPALPALRQLSGLFRGIGASISIEGHTDNTPVSAGSRYNDNWELSGARALSVLRFFLDSEGLSPATFQYAGYADTRPAYDNSTAEGRQKNRRVELIVLRQLQEQ; from the coding sequence ATGAGGCAGAGAAACCGGCGCAGCCGCAGGGAAAGCGCACATGAGCCCAGGGACCGCTGGATGATTACCTATGCGGATCTGATTACGCTGCTGCTTATTTTTTTCGTCATCATGTACGCTATGAGCAGCCTGGATACGGAAAAATATAAAATCGTCACCGGATCGCTCTCCGAGACCTTTAAGACCGGGAACCCAGTACTGGAAGGCGGCAGCGGACTGCTGGACGGAGAGAACGGAAGTCAGAACAGCAGCAGCCCCGCAAACGGGCAGGAAGAAGAGATCGGCAGCGGAAACGGCCAAAACACCGGAAAGAGCGGGGACCCGGAATCAGGGAATCCAAATGCTGACACCGGCACCTCCGGGGAGAGCCAGAATGTGCAGCCGTCGGCGCGGGAGCTGGCTTTCCGCGAGCAGGAAGCTAAGCTTGCTGCCTTGATGGGGGTTATTACTAAATATGTCGAAGACAATAATCTTGACGGCCAGATCTTTGTCGCAGACAAGCCGCAGGGCATAGCAATTACGCTGAGCGACCGCTTTCTGTTCGATGTCGGCAGAGCTGAGCTGAAGCCGCCTGCGCTTCCGGCCTTGCGCCAGCTCTCCGGATTATTCCGCGGCATCGGGGCTTCCATCAGCATCGAAGGGCATACGGATAATACTCCGGTATCTGCCGGTTCGCGGTACAATGACAACTGGGAGCTGTCGGGTGCCCGCGCCCTTTCGGTGCTGCGCTTTTTCCTGGACAGTGAGGGGCTGAGTCCTGCTACATTCCAGTATGCAGGATATGCCGACACCAGACCCGCTTACGATAATTCGACTGCAGAAGGCCGCCAGAAGAACCGCCGGGTAGAGCTGATTGTCCTGCGCCAGCTGCAGGAGCAGTAG
- the gcvH gene encoding glycine cleavage system protein GcvH yields MSEVLDNLRYSEEHEWAQQGEGRIVRVGITDHAQHLLGDIVFVEFPEVGSAISAGDSVGSIESVKTVSELYSPVSGKVTKINDALEASPELINDEPYSGGWIFELELDGGYDEAVSGLLDAAAYRELVGE; encoded by the coding sequence ATGAGTGAAGTGTTAGACAACCTGCGATACAGCGAAGAGCACGAATGGGCGCAGCAGGGTGAAGGACGCATAGTACGGGTCGGGATTACGGATCATGCCCAGCATTTGCTTGGCGATATCGTATTTGTGGAGTTTCCGGAAGTGGGTTCAGCTATTTCTGCCGGCGACAGTGTGGGCAGCATTGAGTCTGTAAAGACGGTTTCCGAATTATATTCACCGGTCTCAGGAAAGGTGACCAAAATCAACGATGCGCTGGAGGCCAGCCCGGAATTGATCAATGACGAGCCATACAGCGGCGGATGGATTTTTGAACTGGAGCTGGACGGCGGGTATGATGAGGCGGTTTCTGGACTGCTGGATGCGGCTGCTTACCGCGAACTGGTCGGGGAATAA
- the gcvT gene encoding glycine cleavage system aminomethyltransferase GcvT — MDALKRTPFYDLYSAYAEARCIDFGGWELPVQFTGIVKEHEAVRQQAGLFDVSHMGEFMVSGSGSEAFLQQMTTNDVSRLTDGAAQYTLMLYPNGGVVDDLLVYRLGEERYMLVVNASNIDKDFQWLQEHLTAEYSGVSLQNVSDDTLLLALQGPLAESILSEVTSAPVAELKPFHFIEHAMVCGVEVLVSRTGYTGEDGFELYAPQDTAAVLWNGLLATGSKHGLTPAGLGARDTLRFEAKLPLYGQELSADITPLEAGVQFFVKLDKAGFIGKEALVKQKEAGLPRRLVGLEMIDRGIPRSHYPVYADGVKIGEVTTGTQSPTLKRNLGLALLDAAYSEIGTEVYVEIRGKQLKAAVVKAPFYKKSQGVKPQ; from the coding sequence ATGGATGCTTTGAAAAGAACGCCTTTTTACGACCTTTATTCCGCTTATGCAGAGGCAAGATGTATTGATTTTGGCGGCTGGGAGCTGCCGGTGCAGTTCACCGGGATTGTCAAGGAGCATGAGGCGGTCCGCCAGCAGGCCGGATTGTTCGATGTATCGCACATGGGGGAATTCATGGTCTCCGGCAGCGGCTCGGAAGCCTTTCTGCAGCAAATGACAACCAATGATGTCAGCCGCCTCACGGACGGCGCGGCGCAGTATACCCTGATGCTCTACCCTAACGGCGGAGTTGTAGACGATCTCCTGGTCTACCGCCTCGGCGAAGAACGCTACATGCTCGTCGTCAATGCCTCCAACATCGACAAAGACTTCCAGTGGCTGCAGGAGCATCTCACTGCTGAATACAGCGGAGTCAGCCTGCAGAATGTCTCGGACGACACACTGCTGCTGGCACTGCAGGGCCCGCTGGCTGAAAGCATCCTCAGTGAAGTCACTTCGGCTCCGGTCGCCGAGCTGAAGCCTTTTCACTTCATCGAGCACGCCATGGTCTGCGGCGTAGAGGTGCTCGTCTCCCGTACCGGTTACACCGGCGAGGATGGCTTCGAGCTGTATGCCCCGCAGGATACAGCAGCCGTCTTATGGAACGGCCTGCTGGCAACCGGAAGCAAGCACGGACTTACGCCGGCCGGCCTCGGCGCGCGCGACACGCTCCGCTTCGAAGCAAAGCTGCCGCTGTACGGCCAGGAGCTGTCGGCGGATATCACCCCGCTGGAAGCGGGCGTGCAGTTCTTCGTCAAGCTGGACAAAGCCGGCTTCATCGGCAAGGAAGCGCTGGTGAAGCAAAAGGAAGCCGGCCTGCCCCGCCGCCTCGTGGGGCTGGAAATGATCGACCGGGGTATCCCCCGCTCCCATTACCCCGTCTACGCGGATGGCGTGAAGATCGGCGAAGTAACGACCGGAACCCAGTCCCCGACACTCAAACGCAATCTCGGACTTGCGCTGCTGGATGCAGCTTATAGCGAAATCGGCACAGAAGTTTACGTGGAGATCCGCGGCAAGCAGCTGAAGGCTGCCGTTGTCAAAGCACCGTTCTACAAAAAGAGCCAAGGAGTGAAGCCGCAATGA
- the gcvPA gene encoding aminomethyl-transferring glycine dehydrogenase subunit GcvPA, producing MKHRYLPMTEQDRQEMMKAVGIQSMEELFSDIPQAVRYQGTMPMSEALDEYALLRHMKELADKNANFDTHASFLGAGLYDHHIPVVINHVISRSEFYTAYTPYQPEISQGELQAIFEFQSYICELTGMKVANASMYDGATAFSEAAVLAAGATKRKKLVVSRTVHPEARQVLRTSAGAWGLEVVEIDYKDGVTDQAKLAEAIDTDTAAVLVQSPNFFGAIEDLGAIEPLIHAVKGLFVVSANPLALGVLESPGKLGADIVVGDAQPLGIPASLGGPTCGFFAVAEPLMRRMPGRIVGQTVDRNGKRGFVLTLQAREQHIRREKATSNICSNQALLALCASVYLSVMGKEGMREVGGLNIRKSHYAAGKLGELNGAAPAFTAPFFNEFVLKLPEGSSVSEINSKLIQAGFIGGYDLGRDYPELSGHMLIAVTEKRSKSEIDQFAKLLEGCI from the coding sequence ATGAAACACCGCTATCTGCCCATGACTGAACAAGACCGCCAAGAGATGATGAAAGCGGTCGGAATCCAGTCCATGGAGGAATTGTTCTCCGATATTCCGCAGGCTGTCCGTTATCAGGGCACGATGCCGATGTCGGAAGCTCTGGATGAATACGCTCTGCTCCGCCACATGAAAGAATTGGCCGACAAAAATGCCAATTTCGATACCCATGCCAGCTTCCTCGGCGCCGGGCTGTATGACCACCATATCCCGGTTGTGATCAACCATGTCATTTCCCGTTCCGAATTCTACACCGCTTATACCCCCTATCAGCCGGAGATCAGCCAGGGCGAGCTGCAGGCAATCTTCGAATTTCAATCCTACATTTGTGAGCTAACAGGCATGAAAGTAGCCAATGCCAGTATGTATGACGGCGCTACTGCTTTCTCGGAAGCGGCTGTCCTGGCAGCAGGTGCTACGAAACGCAAGAAACTGGTTGTTTCCCGCACGGTTCACCCGGAGGCACGCCAAGTGCTGCGCACTTCGGCCGGCGCCTGGGGTCTGGAAGTCGTGGAAATTGACTATAAAGACGGCGTAACCGATCAGGCTAAGCTGGCTGAAGCCATCGACACTGATACGGCTGCCGTATTGGTGCAGTCCCCGAACTTCTTCGGGGCGATTGAGGACCTCGGTGCCATCGAACCGCTGATCCATGCGGTTAAAGGTCTGTTCGTCGTTAGCGCCAACCCGCTGGCGCTGGGCGTTCTGGAATCGCCGGGCAAGCTCGGGGCCGACATTGTAGTCGGCGACGCGCAGCCGCTTGGTATTCCCGCATCACTCGGCGGTCCAACCTGCGGCTTCTTCGCCGTAGCGGAGCCGCTGATGCGCCGCATGCCCGGCCGGATCGTCGGCCAGACGGTAGACCGTAACGGCAAACGCGGCTTCGTCCTGACCCTTCAGGCCCGCGAGCAGCATATCCGCCGCGAAAAGGCGACTTCCAACATTTGCTCCAACCAGGCGCTGCTGGCGTTATGCGCTTCCGTATACTTGTCCGTGATGGGCAAAGAAGGCATGCGCGAGGTTGGCGGGCTCAATATCCGCAAGAGCCATTATGCCGCAGGCAAGCTAGGAGAATTGAATGGTGCAGCCCCTGCGTTTACCGCGCCGTTCTTCAATGAATTCGTCCTGAAGCTTCCGGAAGGAAGCAGCGTCAGCGAGATTAACTCGAAGCTGATTCAAGCAGGTTTTATCGGCGGTTATGATCTGGGCCGTGACTATCCGGAGCTTAGCGGACATATGCTGATTGCCGTCACTGAGAAACGAAGCAAGTCTGAAATCGACCAATTCGCCAAGCTATTGGAGGGCTGTATATGA
- the gcvPB gene encoding aminomethyl-transferring glycine dehydrogenase subunit GcvPB — MKPEQSLIFELSRPGRSAYSLPVCDVPEDEAMESLIPAGLLRSEPVVLPEVSEVDVIRHYTALSRRNFGVDNGFYPLGSCTMKYNPKINEDVARFPGLAKIHPYQPEKSIQGALELMYTLQKDLAALTGMDAVSLQPAAGAHGEWTGLMMIRAYHESRGETRTKVIVPDSSHGTNPASAAAAGLTTVTIPSNSKGMVDLEALKATVGSDTAALMLTNPSTLGLFETQIVEIAAIVHEAGGLLYYDGANSNAIMGITRPGDMGFDVVHLNLHKTMSTPHGGGGPGAGPVGVKAKLIPFLPQPTVVQNEDSSFSLNYGGPESIGRVKAFYGNFGILVRAYAYIRTYGPDGLREVSENAVLNANYMMHRLAPYFEIPYPGVCKHEFVMSGRNLKQYGVRTLDVAKRLLDFGYHPPTVYFPLTVEECMMIEPTETESKETLDGFIETMIQIVKEAQETPEIVINAPHTTEISRLDETQAARKPVLNCSCG; from the coding sequence ATGAAACCGGAACAAAGTCTGATCTTTGAGCTTAGCCGTCCCGGCCGCTCAGCCTATTCCCTGCCGGTATGCGATGTTCCCGAGGATGAAGCAATGGAGTCGCTGATTCCGGCCGGATTGCTGCGCAGTGAGCCAGTTGTACTTCCGGAAGTATCCGAAGTGGATGTTATCCGCCATTATACTGCCCTTTCCCGCCGCAACTTCGGCGTCGACAACGGCTTCTATCCGCTCGGCTCCTGTACGATGAAATATAATCCGAAGATTAATGAAGATGTCGCCCGCTTCCCGGGACTGGCCAAGATTCATCCTTACCAGCCGGAGAAAAGCATTCAGGGCGCACTTGAACTGATGTATACCCTGCAAAAGGATCTGGCCGCACTTACCGGTATGGATGCCGTCTCGCTCCAGCCTGCCGCCGGAGCCCATGGCGAATGGACCGGCCTGATGATGATCCGCGCCTACCATGAGAGCCGCGGCGAGACCCGCACGAAGGTCATCGTGCCGGATTCCTCGCATGGCACCAACCCGGCCAGTGCCGCAGCTGCGGGCCTTACAACCGTAACGATTCCTTCAAATAGCAAAGGGATGGTTGATCTTGAAGCCTTGAAAGCAACAGTCGGCAGCGATACTGCTGCGCTAATGCTGACCAATCCGAGCACGCTCGGCTTGTTCGAGACGCAGATCGTAGAGATCGCAGCGATTGTCCACGAAGCCGGCGGCCTGCTGTACTATGATGGAGCCAACTCCAATGCGATCATGGGCATTACCCGTCCGGGCGATATGGGCTTCGACGTCGTGCATTTGAATCTGCATAAGACGATGAGCACCCCGCACGGCGGCGGCGGTCCGGGAGCCGGACCTGTCGGCGTGAAGGCGAAGCTGATTCCGTTCCTGCCACAGCCCACGGTAGTCCAGAACGAAGACAGCAGCTTCTCCTTAAACTACGGCGGACCGGAATCAATTGGCCGGGTCAAGGCTTTTTACGGCAACTTTGGTATTCTCGTCCGTGCTTACGCCTATATCCGCACCTACGGACCGGACGGCCTGCGTGAGGTTTCCGAGAACGCTGTGCTGAATGCCAACTATATGATGCACCGGCTGGCGCCGTATTTTGAAATCCCGTACCCTGGGGTCTGCAAGCATGAATTCGTCATGTCCGGCCGGAACCTCAAGCAATACGGTGTGCGTACACTCGATGTAGCCAAACGGCTGCTCGACTTCGGCTACCATCCGCCGACCGTCTACTTCCCGCTGACCGTCGAAGAGTGCATGATGATCGAGCCGACCGAAACTGAGAGCAAGGAAACACTCGACGGCTTCATTGAAACGATGATTCAGATCGTCAAGGAAGCCCAGGAGACACCGGAGATCGTGATCAACGCTCCGCACACCACTGAGATCAGCCGTCTGGATGAGACCCAGGCTGCGCGGAAGCCGGTATTGAACTGTTCCTGCGGCTAA
- a CDS encoding ABC transporter ATP-binding protein, whose protein sequence is MSIIEARGLSKSFLQAVKEPGLKGALKHLLVPRNITKIAVQPLDLSIEAGETVAYVGPNGAGKSTTIKMLSGILMPSAGSISVNGINPYKKRMENAAQIGAVFGQRTQLWWDIPIVESFSLLKDIYQIPEPVYRTNLDQFIELLGMSEFIHLSARKLSLGQRMRADLAAALLHNPPIVYLDEPTIGLDVSVKQKIREFIKKINQEQHTTVMLTTHDLGDIEDLCKRLIIIDHGSIIYDGSLSEVKSRFAKSRVIFFQVGSPMPELYEQLAQTDGMKLELQSEQEFSVSFDRYEYTASDVVSRVMRHGEVIDFRMEDANIEQVIKAVYDGNLVLNQSGQ, encoded by the coding sequence TTGAGTATTATTGAAGCCAGAGGACTGTCCAAGTCCTTTCTGCAGGCGGTGAAGGAGCCGGGGCTAAAGGGAGCGCTCAAGCATCTGCTCGTGCCGAGGAATATTACCAAGATCGCGGTGCAGCCGCTGGATCTGAGCATTGAAGCCGGGGAGACTGTTGCCTACGTGGGGCCGAACGGTGCCGGCAAGTCCACCACGATCAAGATGCTGAGCGGCATACTGATGCCCTCTGCGGGCAGTATTTCTGTAAACGGTATCAATCCGTATAAAAAAAGAATGGAGAACGCCGCCCAGATCGGCGCCGTCTTCGGCCAGCGCACCCAGCTGTGGTGGGATATCCCGATTGTTGAATCTTTTTCGCTGCTGAAGGATATTTACCAGATCCCCGAACCGGTGTACCGGACAAATCTCGACCAATTTATTGAACTGCTGGGGATGAGCGAGTTCATTCACTTATCCGCCCGCAAGCTCTCCCTGGGGCAACGCATGCGTGCCGATCTGGCCGCCGCCCTCTTACATAACCCGCCCATTGTCTATCTGGATGAACCGACGATCGGCCTGGATGTCTCCGTGAAGCAGAAGATCCGCGAATTTATCAAAAAGATCAATCAGGAACAGCATACTACCGTGATGCTGACCACCCATGATCTAGGCGACATTGAAGACCTGTGCAAACGGCTGATTATCATTGACCACGGCTCGATCATTTATGACGGCAGCCTGAGTGAGGTGAAATCGCGTTTTGCCAAAAGCCGGGTGATTTTCTTCCAGGTGGGCTCCCCGATGCCGGAGCTTTACGAACAGCTGGCACAGACCGACGGGATGAAGCTGGAGCTGCAAAGTGAACAGGAGTTTTCGGTCTCTTTTGACCGGTATGAATATACCGCCAGCGATGTGGTCAGCCGGGTAATGCGGCATGGGGAGGTCATTGACTTCCGGATGGAGGATGCCAACATCGAGCAGGTGATTAAGGCCGTCTATGACGGAAATCTGGTCCTGAATCAAAGCGGTCAATAA
- a CDS encoding ABC transporter permease — MSAIQIKKYRSIANRSLQNVLAYRTSYVIGFLANAVNLLAIYFLWHGIYSGRAEVGGYSWDQMKTYLLVTFLANSVLSWYSETSISGKILDGSVAVDLLKPIDFQTARFSETLGASLLEGGMSAILLILFASFLSGITLPHSLLVYVLFALSLLGAILVKFGVVYLAALLCFWSTGSMGIVWTRIAVTNLLSGALVPLAFFPDWLERLALYLPFQSIIHTPTMIFLQQTGTLESLKLIALQAFWGIALWIAGKGMWNWAVRQVTIHGG; from the coding sequence ATGTCTGCCATTCAAATAAAGAAATACAGGAGCATTGCCAACCGCTCCCTGCAAAATGTGCTGGCCTACCGGACCTCTTACGTCATCGGCTTCCTGGCGAATGCCGTGAATCTGCTGGCGATCTACTTTTTATGGCATGGGATTTACAGCGGCCGGGCAGAGGTCGGAGGCTATAGCTGGGATCAGATGAAAACCTATCTGCTAGTCACCTTTTTGGCCAATTCCGTGCTCTCCTGGTACTCCGAAACGTCCATCTCCGGTAAAATCCTCGACGGAAGTGTTGCCGTAGATTTGCTGAAGCCGATTGATTTCCAGACCGCCCGCTTCTCGGAGACACTTGGGGCCAGCTTACTCGAAGGCGGAATGAGTGCCATCCTGCTGATTCTGTTTGCTTCTTTTCTATCGGGGATCACGCTTCCGCATTCGCTGCTCGTATATGTGCTGTTTGCCTTAAGCCTGCTTGGGGCGATTCTGGTGAAATTCGGCGTTGTGTATCTGGCGGCATTGCTGTGCTTCTGGTCTACCGGCTCGATGGGCATCGTCTGGACCCGGATTGCTGTCACTAACCTGTTGTCCGGAGCGCTTGTGCCGCTGGCCTTTTTTCCGGACTGGCTGGAGCGGCTGGCGTTATATCTGCCGTTTCAGAGCATCATTCATACGCCGACCATGATTTTTCTGCAGCAGACCGGTACCCTGGAAAGTCTGAAGCTGATCGCGCTGCAAGCCTTCTGGGGAATTGCGTTATGGATCGCCGGCAAAGGCATGTGGAACTGGGCGGTCCGCCAGGTAACAATTCATGGAGGCTAA
- a CDS encoding ABC transporter permease yields MRVSRMFYLYRRLYVQQLKAILEYNKDFYILMCSAALTQVLGFVFLWVIYDRIPDINGWQFWEVTFMYAMIFVTEGVGSLFFEGTWRMGRLVNMGELDRYLLRPVPVVLQVFCTGIGINGLGNLLIGGVIIWQSLVHGHIHWTLGKITITLLLLLTAVIIRVSINLAANSAAFWIKNAGNAFPLMVHNLADLAKYPLTLFPQAIRVFVSTVLPYAFISFYPATYIFGKSDWSGWWMLAPVAALGSAAAAYGIFRFGLSRYESTGN; encoded by the coding sequence GTGCGGGTGTCACGAATGTTCTATCTGTACAGAAGGCTGTACGTGCAGCAGCTCAAGGCCATTCTCGAATATAATAAGGATTTCTACATCTTAATGTGCTCCGCGGCGCTAACACAGGTGCTGGGTTTTGTCTTCCTTTGGGTGATCTATGACCGGATTCCCGACATCAACGGCTGGCAATTCTGGGAAGTGACGTTTATGTATGCGATGATTTTTGTGACTGAGGGCGTGGGCTCGTTATTTTTTGAAGGCACCTGGCGGATGGGCAGACTGGTAAATATGGGCGAGCTGGACCGTTATCTGCTGCGGCCGGTACCTGTAGTACTGCAGGTCTTTTGCACAGGTATCGGAATCAACGGCCTCGGCAACCTGCTCATCGGCGGAGTGATTATCTGGCAATCGCTGGTTCACGGGCATATCCACTGGACTCTGGGCAAAATCACCATTACCCTCCTGCTCCTGCTTACAGCGGTGATTATCCGGGTATCGATCAATCTGGCTGCCAATTCGGCTGCCTTCTGGATCAAAAACGCCGGCAATGCTTTTCCGCTGATGGTGCATAATCTGGCTGACCTGGCCAAATATCCGCTCACGCTGTTTCCGCAGGCGATTCGAGTGTTCGTCTCGACTGTACTCCCTTATGCTTTCATCAGCTTCTACCCGGCAACCTATATTTTCGGCAAAAGCGATTGGTCCGGCTGGTGGATGCTCGCTCCTGTCGCGGCGCTGGGAAGTGCGGCGGCCGCGTATGGCATCTTCCGCTTCGGGCTTTCGCGCTATGAGAGTACAGGAAACTAA